One genomic segment of uncultured Desulfobacter sp. includes these proteins:
- a CDS encoding alpha-L-glutamate ligase-like protein, whose protein sequence is MFNYFKLLSQKGILGINNRNANYTLKYNSRNKYPLVDNKLKTKQLAIEAGIPVPELYAVIEIERQLQDIDDIIKHQDAFVVKPACGSGGNGIVVITGRAMDMYRKASGNFMTSDELRYHISNILSGLYSLGGQSDKAIIEYRVQPNLIFEPISYMGVPDIRIIVFFGIPVMSMVRLPTRMSDGKANLHQGAIGAGVNIATGITLSAVWKDTIITRHPDTGHPVTNIKIPFWEKLLDIASRCYEMTGLIYQGVDIVLDKNQGPMILEINARPGLNIQIANQSGLLKRLKWIEQHHHELNSIKDKVQFAVRHFKE, encoded by the coding sequence ATGTTTAACTATTTTAAACTACTTTCACAAAAAGGTATTCTGGGAATCAATAATAGAAATGCAAACTATACCCTGAAATATAACAGCCGAAACAAATATCCCCTTGTTGATAATAAATTAAAAACAAAGCAGCTTGCCATAGAAGCTGGAATTCCGGTCCCCGAGCTTTATGCCGTCATAGAAATCGAACGTCAGCTCCAGGATATTGACGATATTATAAAGCATCAAGATGCTTTTGTCGTTAAACCGGCTTGCGGCAGCGGCGGTAACGGAATTGTTGTGATTACGGGCCGCGCAATGGATATGTACCGGAAAGCAAGCGGCAACTTTATGACTTCTGATGAACTCAGATATCATATTTCCAATATTTTAAGCGGCCTGTACAGTCTTGGCGGGCAATCCGATAAAGCCATCATCGAATACCGGGTACAGCCGAATCTGATCTTTGAGCCGATTTCTTATATGGGGGTTCCGGATATCCGCATTATTGTTTTCTTCGGTATCCCGGTCATGTCAATGGTGCGTCTGCCCACCCGGATGTCAGACGGCAAAGCCAATCTCCACCAGGGCGCTATCGGTGCAGGAGTCAATATTGCCACAGGTATCACGCTTTCTGCTGTTTGGAAAGATACCATTATCACCAGACATCCTGATACCGGACACCCGGTAACCAACATTAAAATCCCTTTCTGGGAAAAATTGCTGGATATTGCCTCCCGGTGTTATGAAATGACCGGTCTTATATATCAGGGAGTGGATATTGTTCTGGATAAAAATCAAGGCCCGATGATTCTGGAGATTAATGCACGCCCGGGGCTGAACATCCAGATTGCTAATCAATCCGGGCTATTAAAACGATTAAAATGGATTGAACAGCACCATCATGAATTAAATTCAATTAAAGACAAAGTTCAGTTTGCCGTGCGCCATTTCAAAGAGTAA